DNA sequence from the Rhizobium sp. NXC14 genome:
ACCTCACGCTGACGGCGCTGACGGCCGCGACCAGCGTTTTGATCACCATCCATCCGCAGATGCTCGACGTCATGTCGATGGGCCAGTTCCTTCTGATGCTCGGCGGCATCCTGAAGCCAATCCGCGCCGCCGGCGCCGAAGTGAACCTCTCCTGGTATCGCTATCTCATCACCCGCTTTGAGCCGACCGATGTGCCGCAGGCGCAGATGGTCGGCTTCATGTCGACGATGTTCCACGAATTCATGCTGAAGAACCAGATGGTCAAATCCACCGCGATCTCAGATGCCGGGATCACCAAGCAAACGCTTTACGAGGTCGAGCGCGCCTCGATGAACCGGGGAACCTATGATCGCGCGCTGGAGGCGATGGGCGCCGTCAACACGGAGATCGCCGGCCTTATTCACCAGGCATGGGGGCGGTGAATTTGTCGGCTGACAAATTCACCGTTTCCGTGAAGCAAATCAATGCAATGACCGCAATCGGAGGACGCTGATGGCACGAAAGAATCTGCTGGAAGGGCTGGCCGATATGCCTGATGAAAACGCAGGCGCGCCGAACTACCCGATGCGCGGGGCAGGCCGGTCGCTCGTCCGCTCGCTGGATGAGCTTGCCAAGCAGGCGGAAAAATTCCTGGAGGGCGAGGCGGTGGTCGATCTCGACCCCGATCTCGTCGAAGCGTCCTTCATCAAGGACCGCCTGTCCGAGGATGACGAGGACTTCCAAGCGCTCGTCGAAGCGATCCGCGCGCGCGGACAGGACACGCCCATCCTGGTGCGTCCCCACGCCAGGATCGACGGACGTTATCAGGTGGTCTTTGGTCACCGGCGGCTGCGCGCCGCCCGCGAACTCGGCCGCAATGTCCGTGCCGTCGTCAAGGTGATCGACGACCGGACCCACGTGATCGCCCAGGGGCAGGAGAATTCGGCCCGCGCCGACCTCACCTTCATCGAACGAGCGCTCTTCGCCCGGCGGCTGGAGGAGCTCGGCTACGACAGGGAGGTCATCTCGACAGCCCTTGCCGCCAATGCGGCTTCGGTCTCGAAGATGATGTCGGTGATGGATCGCATCTCGCCGGAGGTCGTCCAGGCAATCGGACCGGCACCCGGCGTCGGCCGCGAGCGCTGGGTGGAGCTGTCGCTGCTCGCCGGCAAATCCGCCAATGCGGCAAACGTCGCCAATGTCCTGCAGGACGACAACTTTCATCAGCTACCTTCCGACAAACGTTTTGAAGCGCTCTACACGGCACTGAACAAAAGCGCGCGACCGGTCAAGAAAACCGTCGCCGCGAAGAAGGTCAAATGGCAGCCGCGGGACAAGGCAGTCCAGGCGGAAATGAAGAATGACGGCAAGGCGTTCTCGCTCTCGATGAAGGCGAGAAATGCCGGCCGCTTCGGAGACTTTCTCTCCTGTAGGCTGGATGCGCTCTACGAGCAATTCCTCGCCGAGGAGGGCAAACAAGGAGACTGAAACCGCAAAAGAAAAAGGCCCCCAAACGAACGAGTCGTGGAAGCCCTTCTCACATCCTTAAGCAAGACAGAGAATCGCATTTTCACGAATCCCAGTCAAGAGTCCTGCTGCGCCTCGGCGTCTTTTCAGACGCGCAAATGACGCTGCGGCACTTTTCCTCTTCGCATCGTTTCGGTGAGCGGATTTCTTTTGCCTGAACAGAGGTGAAGGAAATGGAGAGTGACTATGTGACGACGCCCTTCGGGCGGCGGCCGATGTTGCTTGCCATGCTGCTGAAACAGCGGCGTGGCGAGGCGATCGCGGCCGGAACGACGCGCAACAAATGGAAGCTGTTCCGATCGGTCTGCGAGGCGCGGGCAGGGCTGGATATCACCGACCGGGCGCTGACGGTGCTTGATGCGCTGCTGAGTTTTTATC
Encoded proteins:
- the repB gene encoding plasmid partitioning protein RepB; this encodes MARKNLLEGLADMPDENAGAPNYPMRGAGRSLVRSLDELAKQAEKFLEGEAVVDLDPDLVEASFIKDRLSEDDEDFQALVEAIRARGQDTPILVRPHARIDGRYQVVFGHRRLRAARELGRNVRAVVKVIDDRTHVIAQGQENSARADLTFIERALFARRLEELGYDREVISTALAANAASVSKMMSVMDRISPEVVQAIGPAPGVGRERWVELSLLAGKSANAANVANVLQDDNFHQLPSDKRFEALYTALNKSARPVKKTVAAKKVKWQPRDKAVQAEMKNDGKAFSLSMKARNAGRFGDFLSCRLDALYEQFLAEEGKQGD